actcgtgaacgagtcattatctggctcggctcggtgttcatcttcagttctctcttcacagcagttcagtcagtgtactgtttgagtgtaTTTTTGATTTGAGTCAAAAATGATGTAGGAATTGTTATTTACTAAaaggttcactttagaatactgtttcaggttctaagtaatTCCTGCACAATTAGATACGTTTTTAATAACTACTAATGGTGTCAGGAACTCCAAACATCTCCCGGACCTGATCCAAATCATGCCCGATCCCAATCGCTGATCGACTGTTCACTTCCCTGAACTGGTGGCCGACCCATCTCCTGTAACCTGTTTGCCCTCAAATCTCCATGGACAATCTCAGATGATTCCCTACTGATGTCTCCCCCTGTCTAACTCTCCAGAGCTCGGGGTTTTTTCCATTCATCTACTTTCCTTTTCATTGTCACACTGCAACTTGTCAATAAACTGCCAGCTCTGCCTGCATCATGGTTTGTGATAAATGGGTTcctaatattttcactttagaataggacTACTGTTTCAGGTTCTTAATAAGTCCTGCCGAATTActtaataattctttattaattactaatgggttcccaatattttaACTGTAGAATAGGCCTTCTGTTTCAGGTTTGAAGTAAGTCAGGCCCGGCACCACGAGGGGGCAAAAGGGGGCAATGCCCCCTCAGATCTGACTTGTGCCccctctgtttcatttttgtattcatggttaaaaataaatggtcaaccctttgagttaaataataatttaaccttatccccatgggatttagaatgttcagtgttgtGACTCGTGACattactgccagattcaaacgtctttcgcgttggttggcgctgagccagagatggACGAGCTCAATGCTGTCATttatcacaactatgcagtgttttcaacctcataatgtttattttagatttcagacatttaaatgcaCATAAGAACTGGTAAAACAACAGCTTACATttggagtttgtaaaatacacactgatgtctgtgGAAGCAAGTGCTAGTGTCACGTGggttggcgctgagccagagatggACGAGCTCAGCGCTGTcatatcacaactatgcagtgttttcaacctcataatgtttattttagatttcagacatttaaataggctacacataagcactggtaaaacaataggctacatttggagtctgtgaaagcagcaaaaacaatatattcaaatataatttgacGACGTGGGTTTTTCATATCACATAAACACAGTGGAAGAATGCTaactataaagtttactctattgttataaagatttttaaacgaccaaacacactcacttacacatatttgagaatctgAATATAGGATAGTTGATGACATGGTAagtaagtttgtgaatatttcgaataaaaaaggaaaaacgaaatgaaggatagcctacatctgttatacagtgttattattgtgACTGCGGTGTTTCACGTGACAAATATGACGCGTTGGCATTGAAACATTAAGGgggaacgttctaaaataacCGTCGCCTTGAAAAATTTTACTCTCGggagtcagttagaatattttaaaattaagtgtgaaagggttaattattcataataaatgacGCTGGCTTATCTTTTGTccctcgcttcgtcctgccgaaaagagttatgggataggtaggacgcgaaaggatccaccacacccatccttccaattcggggaaaaggaggacgcatttgtgggccgcatttgaaggatcctacgaatttggacagccttcgtcgtgGCGATGTGatgtaacatccttcaaatgagtcctccgaaggatgtaaccctgaatttggacacagccatggaaaatacagttgtttaCATTTAAAGCAAGGGGCGTGGTTTTATCCAACCCCGCGCCATTCGGTGTCCGTCGAGCAAATATATGAACGTGTGATATTATCagcaaatcaaaaagaaaaaaaaaacagcaattaagtttcagctaaaatgtgaaatatcattaatattcaaaaatggACATAAGAAAGTATATGCAGCGTATTTCAGACCACAAAAAGGACACTGAAAGTGTGATTGAGAGTACAGCTGATGAACATGACAGCCATCAAAGCATTTTGATGGTGTAATAAAGTTAAGCCCCCTTAACAATTTCACATGCCCCCTCAGTCATTTCATCCTGCAGCCGGGCCTGGTCTTGCAGAATTATTActagtattaattaataattggtTACCTGTAATTTCACTTTCCCTCAGTCATTGTCTTACATACtggaatgaattattaaatgaattgaTCATGTGGTATATactgaggaggcacacatacacagtactgtatataaaatataaaaactaaggtaagttatctcaaggcactggagtcatggtggggttcctattggaagctgatttctcacaaaacacactcacaaaccgATTCACTACACAcgcaaaacctctataaaatgtactgaatttattaatattgcattttcatattactactactactactgctaataacatttatatgaaagcGTAACAAACCAATGTAATTGTGTATAACTATTTATTAGTATATActtagttatttttcttgaaactTAACTAGTTGTCAATTAATAGTAATTATTCAGCTAACACATCTTCCtaagtagttaacagtagtgagttaagtgttaatgaataattacCTGTTAGTTCTTTAATAATTCCTCATTAGTTATGCattaagtaagaaacagtattacATACagggtgaacacacacacacacaatttatttatttatttgtatctatTTCGAGGACATTAACAAGtgtattcagcaagtatgcactGAACggatgaaaagtgacagtaaagacttataatgtcaaaatatttattCCCGCtactatatatgaaaacagaggACAGATACATAATAAACTTTATTAATATTgcttatataatgttaaaaagaaaagtaaattttTGAAAAGATagattataactgacaaatatAACAAGACAACAGTTCAATCAGTcttaagaaaagagaaagagggagaaaggAATGAGGGAAAGGTTGAATAAGAGGAGTTTGCGTGCACTTCTGAAGTTGGAGTTGGATGTTGCAGTTGTAGTTGCAGTTGTATTTGTATTCGTCGTCATAGTTGAATGTTCAGTGTCAGTGTTGAATTGAACAAATCCAGGCGGGTTGCTGCCCGTGTAAGACTTGATCCAGTCCTGATACTGAGATACTCTGGAGTACACACCAGGATATTTGGGGTCAGCACATCCTCGACCAAAACTCACAACGCCAGACTGAATCCACAGGGAGCCGTTCTTGCTGACCATTGGACCTCCAGAGTCTCCCTGTATTGACAAACATTCAGTGAACAACTATTACAGACAGAAGTATGCAATAATGTAGCCCAGTGGTGAAAGCATACATTTCCAGATCCTGTCAGaagtgtctggtttgtgtatcCCAGGGTATCCACTAGAGATCTCACTTCCCCATATTGTCACCCCACTTCAGTCCTGCATTTCACACAAGCCTTTATCTGTACTAATCACTTCATTGCACAGAGCTGTTCCCACtcacattgtttgcacctgtctaCATATACCCAGGATGTTTCTTTCATTGTCATGGAGTCCCTGGTTAATGtcactcagtattttttttattgtatcttgTTTCTCTAAAAGCATTAGTTTTGCCATTGCGATGAGTGGGGGAAAAGTTTCCCAGTCAATCTGAATTCAtccctaatttaaaaaaaaaaggaaattttactctaaataagaaactaaaactgccagcagGTTGTGGTAAATCTCTAAAGAAATATAGTATATAGCTCTCTTTATGGATGGGCCATTGAATCATTGATACACCCAATTGATTCACTCAAAAAGCAGATTCATTGAGAAATGAAGCACTGTGTGTTGCTCGGAGACACAGCAGTTCGGCAAAAAGCAGACAATATGCATCACAAATATAACACGCCAttaactgttgaataaaatcCATCACATCTGCAGTAAGGAGTATAGGTACTCTATATTCTAAAATTTTAGAATGCCTAGGCCTGGGCCGGGgcatgaaattaattaatttgacaaCATTTATCGCTTAAATTAAAAGCCCTACTTTAAAGTCGTAATGTAATGTTGTGAAGTGAAAATATTGCCATTTGGAGGCATtaagtaatataaatgtaatttcataaccACTATAGCTCCTTATTTAAATACATTGAGAATCTTTAGGAATCCTTAGAATTTATGTGTACTTGGCCtggagggtgtgtgtgtttgtgtgtgtgcgcgtttgtgtgtgtgtgtgtgtgtgcgcgtttgtgtgtgtgtgtgtgcgtttgtgtatgtgtgtgtgcacgtttgtgtgtgtgtgtgctcttgtttttgtgtcatatcaggacacaactctgtataatgacatgggtgtgacacaggtattacaaggagagggtgacttatgaggacataacccatgtccccatttttcaaaacgcttataaatcatacagaatgagtttttttgagaaagtaaaaatgcacaaagtttcctgtgagggttaggtgtagggttggtgaagggccatagaatatacagtttgtacagtataaaaaccattacacctatgggatgaacccaatttacacaaaaacaaacatgtgtgtgtgtgagagtacagaaacacactcacctgtgaataccagtgtgtgtgtgtatgagagagagtaTATACCTGGTAATCCTATGTCCTATGGTGGCCAAATGTTCCCACTAGTATATTAATACCAGTAAATGTTGACATTGTgggattaaaaaacaaatttataaatccgtttttttttttttttttaaatctagatttaggTGTAggattgatgtgtgtgtgtgtgtgtgtgtaatatttatttaattttttttgcaacaaaGCTGATTTGTAGTTTGTGCCATCAAAATATTATCTGAggttatatattgtttttatatttcccATTAATTTCCAGTCATTTTTGACCACAAAGGAGCCaagtgtgactttttttatttgtttgactcATTAACATATTTGATTTATGTACatggtttttgtgtgtttgtgtttacagcTAATGcgaccagtgttgggcagtaatctgattacttttttagtAACAAAATGATCTAGCGCGTTATAATTTTCAAAGTGCCAGTGGATTAGAGACCTTCTCCCGCGAGACCCAACGCAACAGAGAACACCGCGGGACAAGACTTGATAGACGAGTGCAGAGACGAGTGTGTGTGCAGGATTCGGCAGGATAAAATGATTCACTGGACTCCAGAGAACCAATCCCCCGCACCACCGGGCATTCTGATTGGATGCCCCGACACAGTACGGTGGCTCACAATAAACAAACTGCATAATCATTTAACCAAACGATCTACAGTGCTGGAATATGCATGCTCACCTTTCCTcttattataacacacaaattgtagacattttgaaatattcattatgcatatatttattgcgTTATAACAAAGATTTGCGAGatttgttttgacacaaacctctcgtgggggcgggcttaacagtgatctactctgattggatagtgagcttttgatggataggtgctctctgaccgggaagtacagacgtcactcagtggcgcgcatattggaaagctctcgcggtgatttgtatgcaatacgTTGTGCCTCGTATTAccaattatgtaaataatatttggccttcgatcgtctcagtctgtaaagatgagttCTTGTctttcaaggcagcttgaagtaagcttgtgttactgaagtaaccaataacatcgatacaagtttttcatgttacagtgtgcaACAGTTTGTTGTGGGTTATTGttgtcattcagtaacacaagcttacttcaagctgccttgaaggacaatagctcatctttacagactgagacgatcggaggccaaatattatttacatagtaATACAAAGCACGATGTATTGCATACAAATTACCGCGAgaggcttttttttaatgctgagaacaaaatcatacaaaactataaacatacatcacataatatcaaccacaaaacaacaacaacaacaacaaaaaagaataaaatcgAACTAAAGAAAAGAATACCAAAGCCAATTTAATTTGTGATGAATCATTCAAGAATAAAGCTGTGTCATCCGCTAATTgactaattttaattttagtgttaCCAATTGTGATACcctttaaagggatggttcactttcaaattaaattttgataagttttagcttacctcaagggcatacaagatgtaggtgtctttatTTCCGCAgcatttcccattttgatatttttaggtcaaaccgttcttgtctgtgactcatataatggaggtctatggtcaccagaggaatccaaattaaacaattccccatcgtaagtacacattgatgacctaagacacgaaacgagcggtttgtgtaagaaaacgaacagtatttatattgtttttacctcttgtacacaaccacgtccaactgatctgagggtgCGAGTACTTCCTGATGTGGCGTGtgcgcgctctggcttagtctgcgcaagcgcggaaagcccCGGATGTGCTCTCTCGCgcgtgtacatcactcattgtttacacttactgcctatggtttacacagatttCAGAAGtattacctttcactgtgaagatctaaacatatttagacatacaggaaattgcaatggaagacgatttcaatatatcaacagacaacgttgacatttttttcacaaccatatttatttgaaccagaatacacagatcaagatcaggagcgatccgctgcagcggcacgtcttcaagcctcagagagacagatatctcttcaaaattggtggcgttttagtagcaagtgttgtgagatgccaacagaagtggagagcatatgttgtcacgaatggaacaactacaagacgacaacgaggacattgacagtatcgcatcacacacctgcctgactgaagatcctgagttttctctgCTGTTGAGACGCAgcgttttgcacgttgtgtttagtttgccatgtataaactggaggcgacgtccaatgccagagggacccaatggcacgctgtcaatagagtgagtaatgtgttgtatttttattataatcgcaacgattatacggtgcattataaacaaattaattacaattacaattaagtatttcagacagtgcagattggtggtgTATCGTGTGGTAAaaagtaaacaatgagtgacgttaATGCACGAGAGATCACTTTCGgggctttccgcgcttgcgcagactaagccagagagCGCACGCGATTCTTTAAAAAAGAATCCTGCATACCAACATTAACGGGGGAAAAAGATGGCGCCAGGTTGTGTGTTGGCTTGCCGTCGCTCTACATTTAGgatgtctgttttttgtttatttatttttcttttatgttttatcaATTATTTGGATTGCTCACAGTTGATCTATGATCGCCTTTCGCTGCTAAGTCTTCGTTCTACAGCCTTGAATATGTGCAGCCGTGATTTGAACTTGAAATTGTTTGCTGAACAGCCATGCATGTTCCAGCCGCCGTTTAAAGTCTGTCAGGTAACTGGATGTGCGTGCTGGAAGAGGAGACGCCGCAGGAGACGAGGCATACGGGCTGGAGTCTTGGTGAAACTTAAGAAATTGAGGATCCTGAATAGTGGAGCTAGACCAACAGTGGAGTCGCGGCCTTCCTATTTGTTACATGTTCTGCCTGCCACATCAACATCATTGCGCTGGACTACACGGAGAGAGACGAGACGCGGAGGTGTGGTGCACTCAAATTTGCGCTCCGTGAGACGAGCTGGGGCAGTGAAGCTAAGTGCTGTTTCTTCCTCTAATCGGCCCGTTGAGTCGACCACAGTGCTCATGGCTTTGATAAACGCACGCTCAGTTGTCAACAAAACATTCATCTTGAATGACTATTATGTAAAGTATGGGCTGGACTTTCTTTTTATCACTGAAACTTGGCTAAATGACGCTGATATGAGTCCTCTTGTTGAGCTTTTACCAAGTGGATGTAGCTATTTAAGTACTTCGAGAAGTAATCGTCGAGGTGGAGGCttggctgttatttttaataacatgatGAAGTGCAAGTTACTGCCTGCTGAAAGTTCAAAGAGTTTTGAAGTTCAATTAATGAAGATTGACTTGCCCTCGCCAGTGATTTGTGCCCTGATATATAGGCCTCCTGGTTATAATAAGAATTTTCTTGATGAATTTCGTGAGTTTTTATCCGTGGTTGTTCCATCTGCTGACAGGATTTTGATTATgggtgattttaacattcatgttTGTTGTCCTGGTAAACCCATGACCAGGGAATTCTTGAATTTAGTTGATTCTTTTAACTTATTTCAATGTGTTTCCGGTCCTACACACGATCGTGGCCACACACTTGACTTGGTCTTTTCTTTGGGGATAACGATAGAAAATATTTGTGTTGAAGAAATGGCCATCTCGGATCATATGCCTATTAGGTTTAATTTTACCTCTACAACAGATGACTCTCATCAGCCTCCATCAT
This portion of the Carassius auratus strain Wakin unplaced genomic scaffold, ASM336829v1 scaf_tig00040804, whole genome shotgun sequence genome encodes:
- the LOC113084873 gene encoding trypsin I-P1-like; translation: MCPLICVAGTQLPDIQQVMIPVVSNSACASAYGGVNISITSNMICAGLLNQGGKGACQGDSGGPMVSKNGSLWIQSGVVSFGRGCADPKYPGVYSRVSQYQDWIKSYTGSNPPGFVQFNTDTEHSTMTTNTNTTATTTATSNSNFRSARKLLLFNLSLIPFSLFLFS